The proteins below come from a single Holdemania massiliensis genomic window:
- a CDS encoding sigma-E processing peptidase SpoIIGA — MNSYVEVTVILGTILNGSVWLSSAWLCRRPVRLKKLLILSPLAPLTACMCWFEGAIWICAIIELISVLAIFSFGLQASVFALGMRFLLEFGLMKLWQGSLVHFQLFLPASCWQWLVAAGILLLWDFMIQRKIGQGLSETAFLYPVTLRAGDCELALSGYLDSGNSAVIEGRPLIFCTHEIQCRLATKPVRVLPIQTIAGVREVAAIPASLQIQGGCSQPVWLAFSETLNDCGYDALLNVTLFTGQG, encoded by the coding sequence GTGAACAGTTATGTGGAAGTAACCGTAATATTGGGAACGATTTTGAACGGTTCTGTATGGTTGAGTTCAGCTTGGCTTTGCCGCCGGCCAGTACGGTTGAAAAAGCTGTTGATACTGAGTCCTCTGGCTCCCCTAACGGCCTGTATGTGCTGGTTTGAGGGAGCGATCTGGATTTGTGCCATTATAGAATTGATCAGCGTTTTAGCCATTTTTTCATTCGGCTTACAGGCCTCCGTCTTTGCCTTGGGTATGCGTTTTCTGCTGGAATTTGGATTGATGAAATTGTGGCAGGGATCCCTTGTTCATTTTCAACTATTTTTACCCGCTTCTTGCTGGCAATGGCTGGTGGCGGCCGGCATCTTACTGCTTTGGGATTTCATGATTCAGCGGAAAATCGGTCAAGGATTGTCAGAAACGGCTTTTTTATATCCGGTCACGTTACGGGCAGGGGATTGTGAATTAGCTTTATCCGGCTACTTAGATTCCGGCAACAGTGCTGTGATCGAAGGCCGGCCGCTTATTTTCTGCACGCATGAAATCCAATGTCGGCTGGCAACGAAGCCGGTTCGTGTACTTCCTATTCAAACCATTGCCGGTGTTCGTGAGGTGGCGGCCATTCCGGCTTCACTGCAGATTCAGGGTGGTTGTTCGCAGCCGGTCTGGCTGGCCTTCAGTGAAACACTGAACGACTGCGGTTATGATGCTCTGCTTAACGTCACGCTGTTTACAGGTCAAGGATAG
- the sigK gene encoding RNA polymerase sporulation sigma factor SigK: MKRWLLKLKIFLFGKRSRLVYFIQGNDVLPHPLARDEEEAALIALENGDQQARDTLIEHNLRLVVYIAKRYETNPIFMEDLISIGTIGLIKAVNTFKRDKNIKLVTYASRCIENEILMFLRKKSRRKTEISFDEPLNVDYDGNELLLSDILGTEGDIVAESFYAEEDKRQLLKAMSKLKDNERMILEMRYGINHEELTQKDIADQLGISQSYISRLEKRIIQKLRNQLIKQE; encoded by the coding sequence ATGAAACGTTGGTTATTGAAGTTAAAGATTTTTCTGTTCGGAAAGCGAAGCCGTCTGGTCTATTTTATTCAAGGTAATGACGTCCTGCCGCATCCGCTAGCCCGCGATGAGGAGGAAGCGGCACTGATTGCTTTGGAGAATGGTGATCAGCAGGCCCGGGATACACTGATTGAGCATAATCTGCGCTTAGTTGTTTATATTGCCAAACGCTATGAGACGAATCCGATTTTTATGGAGGATCTGATCAGCATCGGGACGATCGGTCTGATCAAAGCCGTGAACACATTCAAACGGGATAAGAATATAAAATTAGTGACGTATGCTTCGCGCTGCATTGAAAATGAAATTCTGATGTTTTTGCGCAAGAAAAGCCGTCGAAAAACAGAGATTTCATTTGATGAACCGCTGAATGTCGATTATGACGGTAATGAACTGTTGTTATCCGATATTCTTGGAACAGAAGGCGATATCGTCGCAGAAAGCTTTTATGCGGAAGAAGATAAACGGCAGCTGTTGAAAGCCATGAGCAAATTGAAAGACAATGAGCGGATGATTCTGGAAATGCGGTATGGCATTAACCATGAAGAATTAACGCAGAAGGACATCGCGGATCAGTTAGGCATATCCCAATCGTATATCTCAAGGTTAGAAAAACGAATCATTCAAAAGCTTAGAAATCAATTGATCAAACAGGAATAA
- the hpf gene encoding ribosome hibernation-promoting factor, HPF/YfiA family → MKFEIVGKNVSITEGMRQKIEKKLSFLDKYLLIDPETRARVVVRTYPLTQKIEVTIPTKVGILRTEVEHEDLYAAIDLAIDKLEDQVRRQKTRLSRRHREKLALSFVEQDNVKLDQGDIAVRTKTVKAQRMDLEEAIMRMEMLGHSFFIYTDEETDGIAVVYKRNSGGYGLLETEDE, encoded by the coding sequence ATGAAATTTGAGATTGTCGGAAAAAATGTCAGCATCACGGAAGGAATGAGGCAGAAAATTGAAAAGAAATTATCTTTCTTAGACAAATATCTGTTAATTGATCCGGAAACAAGAGCCCGTGTTGTTGTACGCACTTATCCTCTCACACAGAAAATTGAAGTCACGATCCCTACCAAAGTAGGAATCTTGAGAACAGAAGTTGAACATGAAGATTTATATGCGGCTATTGATCTGGCGATTGATAAGTTAGAAGATCAGGTTCGCCGCCAGAAAACACGCTTATCCCGCCGCCATCGTGAAAAACTGGCGCTCAGCTTTGTTGAACAGGACAATGTAAAGCTGGATCAAGGAGATATCGCTGTCAGAACTAAAACAGTCAAAGCTCAGCGTATGGATCTGGAAGAAGCAATTATGCGAATGGAGATGCTGGGACATTCCTTCTTTATCTACACGGATGAAGAAACGGACGGAATTGCGGTCGTCTACAAACGTAACAGCGGAGGTTATGGCCTCTTGGAGACGGAAGACGAATAA
- a CDS encoding aminopeptidase, which yields MISEKCLRQYAELAVRLGVHVQKGQLLVIKAQVDSAPFVRLCVEEGYRAGAGEVVVLWQDDQLTKLDYDYADTAVLQRVPDWLVAREQEFVDRGYCILNIDSSIPGIMKDVDQQKVQQVVAARRKALEKFQNYTMANEGQWSIIAIPNPEWALKVFPDETPEAAVEKLWNAILASVRIQKDQDPIALWEKHNQELSAHNDWLNRQQFASLHFKNQKGTDLVVELAEGHIWEGGCEKSQHGVVFNPNMPTEENFTMPKRTGVQGRVQATKPLSYQGKLIQNFWIEFEQGKAVRWHAEEEEAALASLIEFDEGSAYLGEVALIDVDTPISQSGILFYNTLFDENASCHLALGRAYPMNMEGSQDMSEEEMKAKGCNFSMVHVDFMFGSDDMQITGVHADGTEVVFFKDGKFCIEA from the coding sequence TTGATTTCAGAAAAATGTCTGCGCCAGTATGCTGAACTGGCTGTCCGCTTGGGCGTTCATGTCCAGAAAGGACAGCTGCTGGTGATTAAAGCGCAGGTGGATTCAGCGCCGTTTGTCCGGCTGTGTGTTGAAGAAGGCTATCGCGCAGGTGCAGGCGAAGTGGTGGTGCTGTGGCAGGATGATCAGCTCACAAAGCTCGATTATGATTACGCGGATACCGCGGTGCTTCAGCGTGTGCCGGATTGGCTTGTGGCGCGGGAACAGGAATTTGTTGACCGCGGCTACTGCATTTTGAACATTGACTCCAGCATTCCTGGAATAATGAAAGACGTCGATCAACAAAAGGTGCAGCAGGTTGTTGCGGCGCGGCGCAAAGCCTTGGAGAAGTTCCAAAATTACACGATGGCTAATGAAGGTCAGTGGTCGATCATCGCGATCCCGAATCCGGAATGGGCGCTGAAAGTCTTTCCGGACGAAACGCCGGAAGCGGCCGTGGAAAAACTGTGGAACGCCATTCTGGCTTCCGTGCGCATCCAAAAGGATCAGGATCCGATCGCTCTATGGGAAAAACATAACCAGGAGCTGTCCGCTCACAACGACTGGCTGAATCGTCAGCAGTTTGCTTCCCTGCATTTTAAAAACCAAAAGGGAACCGATCTGGTTGTGGAGTTGGCGGAAGGTCATATCTGGGAAGGCGGCTGTGAAAAATCCCAGCATGGTGTTGTCTTTAATCCCAATATGCCGACTGAAGAAAATTTTACAATGCCAAAAAGAACGGGCGTTCAAGGCCGCGTTCAGGCAACCAAGCCGCTGAGCTATCAGGGCAAGCTGATTCAGAACTTCTGGATTGAATTTGAACAGGGCAAAGCTGTGCGCTGGCATGCGGAGGAAGAAGAAGCCGCTTTGGCCAGCCTGATTGAATTTGATGAAGGCAGCGCTTATCTTGGTGAAGTCGCGCTGATCGATGTAGATACCCCAATCTCCCAGTCTGGAATTTTGTTCTATAATACCTTATTTGATGAAAATGCCAGCTGTCATCTCGCTTTGGGCCGGGCATATCCGATGAATATGGAAGGCTCACAGGACATGAGTGAAGAAGAAATGAAGGCCAAAGGCTGTAATTTCTCAATGGTCCATGTGGATTTCATGTTCGGCAGCGACGATATGCAGATCACGGGTGTTCATGCGGATGGAACGGAAGTTGTTTTCTTCAAAGACGGAAAGTTCTGCATTGAAGCCTAA
- a CDS encoding VanZ family protein: MGMVIGISIIGVPISCLAAWFFTRRYRRRTDRTKIRKLMVWGLVAYGLLVFFATVGLDLIMFGPYAFLPPVYLVNFIPFVWIQETYQMGFARMIEQLLLNIAMFVPLGFFIPVCLPQCRKAGICLMSLAGSSLFIEVLQYFIGRSADIDDLIMNVAGGMLGWLIFKALQNTKWGKEVLLKDNTDSF, translated from the coding sequence ATGGGAATGGTTATTGGAATTTCGATTATCGGTGTGCCGATCTCTTGTTTAGCTGCCTGGTTTTTCACGCGCAGATATCGCAGGCGTACTGATCGTACAAAAATTCGTAAACTGATGGTTTGGGGACTAGTCGCTTATGGGCTTTTGGTATTTTTTGCAACCGTGGGTCTTGACCTTATCATGTTTGGACCTTATGCGTTTCTTCCACCTGTATATCTTGTTAATTTTATTCCGTTTGTTTGGATACAGGAAACCTATCAAATGGGATTTGCGCGAATGATCGAGCAATTATTATTGAATATTGCAATGTTTGTTCCCCTAGGCTTTTTCATCCCCGTATGCTTACCTCAATGCCGCAAAGCAGGAATCTGCCTAATGAGTCTTGCAGGAAGTTCTTTATTTATAGAAGTTTTGCAGTATTTCATTGGCCGTTCTGCAGATATTGATGATTTGATTATGAATGTGGCAGGAGGTATGTTAGGCTGGCTGATATTTAAAGCATTACAAAACACGAAATGGGGAAAGGAAGTTCTATTAAAAGATAATACAGATTCATTTTGA
- a CDS encoding dipeptidase, producing the protein MRIFDLHADIGWDILRKHEQGKMHVLKEEHLPKLLQGEVLGVGIASYFEGSEDWERMQKMVLATRQEIEENLDAVTWVKSKADLEETGKPHVVMTVEGMCGIRDQAEEKIQWLYDQGVRIASLCWNDENALATGVKGTVTRGLTEEGRKAVRKMDELGMILDVSHTNEKTFWDMVEIVRGPLIATHSNTRVLCEVHRNLTDQQIMAIAAKGGVIGLNAAKNFIDANPENQDALHLAAHGRHIADLVGVEHVAVGFDFMDFFEDHATSMGSDLASAVQAQNLIKGLKTQGFSEMECQAIGYDNVLKLLRQVLKS; encoded by the coding sequence ATGAGAATTTTTGATTTGCATGCCGATATCGGCTGGGACATCCTGCGCAAGCACGAACAGGGAAAAATGCACGTATTGAAAGAGGAGCATCTGCCCAAGTTACTGCAGGGTGAAGTTCTTGGCGTAGGCATTGCCAGTTATTTTGAAGGATCAGAAGACTGGGAGCGAATGCAGAAAATGGTCTTAGCCACCCGTCAGGAAATTGAAGAAAATTTGGATGCCGTTACGTGGGTAAAATCCAAAGCGGATCTGGAAGAAACCGGAAAACCGCATGTTGTGATGACTGTAGAAGGCATGTGCGGAATCCGGGATCAGGCTGAGGAAAAAATTCAATGGCTGTATGATCAGGGAGTTCGCATTGCTTCCTTGTGCTGGAATGATGAAAATGCGCTGGCCACCGGCGTAAAGGGGACTGTGACGCGCGGATTAACCGAAGAAGGCCGCAAAGCTGTCCGAAAGATGGATGAATTGGGAATGATCCTGGATGTATCACATACAAATGAAAAAACGTTCTGGGATATGGTTGAGATTGTGCGCGGTCCTCTGATCGCCACTCATTCCAATACCCGTGTGCTCTGCGAAGTGCACCGCAACCTGACTGATCAGCAGATCATGGCGATTGCCGCCAAGGGTGGTGTGATCGGTTTGAATGCAGCGAAGAATTTCATTGATGCCAATCCTGAAAATCAGGATGCGCTGCATCTGGCTGCCCATGGCCGTCATATTGCGGATTTAGTCGGAGTGGAGCATGTTGCAGTCGGATTTGATTTTATGGATTTCTTTGAAGATCATGCGACATCCATGGGCAGCGATCTTGCCAGTGCCGTTCAGGCGCAGAATCTGATCAAGGGTCTGAAAACGCAGGGCTTCTCAGAAATGGAGTGCCAAGCGATTGGCTATGATAATGTCTTAAAGCTTCTGCGCCAAGTTTTAAAATCATAA
- a CDS encoding nucleotide pyrophosphohydrolase: MKKALAEIIKFNEERDWDQFHSPENLAKSIAIEVGELLECFQWNAEFDQQKVCEELADVMNYCLLMSAKLGVDAETIILQKLEKNREKYPVEKARGKSTKYDQL, from the coding sequence ATGAAGAAAGCATTAGCAGAAATTATAAAATTTAATGAAGAACGCGATTGGGATCAATTTCACAGTCCGGAAAATCTGGCCAAGTCAATTGCGATTGAAGTGGGTGAACTGTTGGAATGTTTCCAATGGAATGCCGAGTTTGATCAGCAAAAGGTTTGTGAGGAACTGGCAGACGTGATGAACTATTGCCTGCTGATGAGCGCAAAGCTGGGTGTGGATGCCGAAACGATTATTTTGCAGAAGTTGGAAAAGAACCGTGAAAAATACCCGGTGGAGAAAGCCAGAGGAAAAAGCACAAAATACGATCAGCTATAG
- a CDS encoding DUF2779 domain-containing protein, with translation MVHISDCKKFKRCPKYFWLSKKEPTPPFSPFVRMDEDLTGLACQKLKINEHFRGIRGDDPSLAMAALNQQEWLVSARFEYNQLRVKIPFLHHGSAGWEVYFLYGGHLPKEDEAFSYMLNNWVLEKLGISIVQFYIIHLNPDYIRGKELDPQALFLISDRFYNDSGNPARKVADAIEKQKTEVQLLLDQMDQLLDQGEPDSVKTNRCTRRNKCVYYERCFAAEKELEADSILTLVSSQYKNQMAAEGRLKLQDADYDRLEGTRQQFAQIKAAQNGGCYLDYFGLKTWFDGTLEYPYCFLDFEWETYAVPPYEGMRSYQVLPFQYSLHILEADGTLIHREFIGVHDCRRDFVEKLLNDLPSRGSVIAYNAEGAEKIRLQELAARFPDRAKPLMKIHARMVDLAFPFQAGLFYDTRMRGYYSLKTLLPLFDENLTYQKLDIHQGMDAVVQWRNLDQNNTETDHQAIRDHLLQYCGLDTYSMLIVMEGLKKKLIEWEAKHQLKEAASAA, from the coding sequence ATGGTTCATATTTCAGATTGTAAAAAATTTAAGCGATGTCCGAAATATTTCTGGCTGTCAAAAAAAGAACCGACACCACCCTTTTCTCCTTTTGTGAGAATGGATGAAGATCTGACCGGTTTGGCCTGCCAGAAATTAAAAATTAACGAACATTTTCGCGGTATTCGCGGTGATGATCCTTCCCTTGCGATGGCGGCTCTCAATCAACAGGAGTGGCTGGTTTCAGCACGTTTTGAATACAATCAGCTGCGCGTTAAAATTCCATTTCTGCATCACGGAAGCGCGGGGTGGGAGGTCTATTTTCTTTACGGCGGTCATCTGCCGAAAGAAGATGAAGCGTTCAGCTATATGCTAAACAACTGGGTGTTGGAGAAGCTGGGCATTTCTATCGTTCAGTTTTATATCATTCATCTCAATCCTGATTATATTCGAGGCAAAGAATTAGATCCGCAAGCCCTTTTTTTGATTTCTGATCGCTTTTACAATGATTCAGGGAACCCTGCTCGAAAAGTCGCCGACGCCATTGAAAAGCAAAAAACCGAGGTTCAGCTTCTTCTTGATCAAATGGATCAGCTGTTGGATCAGGGGGAACCGGACTCGGTAAAAACCAATCGCTGTACCCGACGCAATAAATGCGTTTATTATGAGCGCTGTTTCGCAGCGGAAAAAGAGCTGGAGGCGGATTCAATTCTGACCCTGGTTTCATCTCAATATAAAAATCAGATGGCGGCGGAAGGTCGATTAAAACTGCAGGATGCGGATTATGATCGCTTAGAAGGCACCCGCCAGCAGTTCGCCCAGATCAAGGCTGCTCAAAACGGCGGCTGTTACCTTGATTACTTTGGTTTGAAGACCTGGTTTGACGGTACTTTGGAATATCCGTACTGTTTCCTGGATTTTGAATGGGAAACGTATGCTGTGCCGCCCTATGAAGGAATGCGCAGCTATCAGGTGTTGCCATTTCAGTATTCTCTGCATATTTTAGAAGCGGACGGGACTTTGATTCATCGGGAATTTATCGGCGTCCATGACTGTCGGAGAGACTTTGTTGAAAAATTGTTAAACGATCTGCCGTCCAGAGGCAGCGTGATCGCTTATAATGCCGAAGGAGCGGAGAAGATCCGGCTGCAGGAGCTGGCTGCTCGTTTTCCGGATCGGGCAAAGCCCTTGATGAAAATCCATGCCCGTATGGTTGATTTAGCTTTTCCGTTTCAGGCCGGCCTGTTTTACGATACGCGGATGCGCGGCTACTATTCATTAAAGACCCTGCTGCCGTTATTTGATGAGAATTTAACCTATCAGAAGCTGGATATTCATCAGGGGATGGACGCCGTGGTTCAATGGCGCAATCTGGATCAGAACAACACGGAAACCGACCATCAGGCTATTCGTGATCACTTGCTGCAATACTGTGGACTGGATACTTATTCCATGCTTATTGTTATGGAAGGATTGAAAAAGAAACTGATTGAATGGGAAGCCAAGCATCAGTTAAAGGAAGCAGCATCCGCTGCTTGA
- a CDS encoding ROK family protein gives MKTYLGIDLGGTNVRVAKVTRDGIVLAEVKRPSLAQEGPRKVMDNMMEMIREIPGYTECEGIGVGVPGPVDTINGKMLMATNLPGFEQYPIAAELTQNFNMPAYVDNDANVAGLAEALVGAGKGLPVVYYVTISTGIGGALIVDGKVVSGKHGHAGEIANIIIDRNREKINHLNIGAVENEASGVAITRKGKALFGDQIRHAGDVFDLAKQGNPQAQSIVDNMAYDLAVMFSVIAHIADPWMFVIGGGMMQSKDVFMDKVVANFKNLVHVPMRDTLFETAKLEEPGIIGAAMLPISHGN, from the coding sequence ATGAAAACATATTTAGGAATTGATTTAGGGGGAACGAATGTCCGCGTTGCCAAAGTTACGCGTGATGGAATTGTTTTGGCAGAAGTCAAACGTCCGTCGCTGGCTCAGGAGGGACCGCGGAAGGTCATGGACAACATGATGGAAATGATCCGGGAAATTCCGGGGTATACTGAATGTGAGGGGATTGGCGTCGGGGTGCCGGGGCCGGTGGATACAATCAACGGAAAAATGCTGATGGCGACCAACCTGCCGGGTTTTGAACAATATCCTATTGCGGCGGAATTGACGCAGAACTTCAATATGCCGGCTTATGTTGACAACGATGCCAATGTTGCCGGACTAGCGGAAGCGTTAGTCGGGGCTGGAAAGGGCTTGCCGGTCGTCTATTATGTCACGATTTCGACCGGTATCGGCGGCGCCTTAATCGTCGATGGCAAAGTTGTCAGCGGCAAGCATGGTCACGCAGGTGAAATCGCCAATATTATCATTGACCGCAACCGCGAAAAGATCAATCATTTGAATATCGGCGCTGTGGAAAATGAAGCCAGCGGAGTGGCGATTACCCGTAAGGGTAAAGCGCTGTTCGGGGATCAGATCCGGCATGCCGGGGATGTGTTTGATCTGGCAAAACAAGGCAATCCGCAGGCGCAGTCGATTGTGGATAATATGGCCTATGATTTGGCTGTGATGTTTTCAGTCATCGCGCATATTGCGGATCCGTGGATGTTTGTGATCGGCGGCGGCATGATGCAGTCCAAAGACGTATTTATGGATAAAGTTGTTGCGAATTTCAAGAATCTTGTGCATGTCCCGATGCGGGATACGCTCTTTGAAACAGCCAAGCTGGAAGAACCGGGAATTATCGGTGCGGCAATGCTGCCAATCTCTCACGGAAACTAA